A single window of Ananas comosus cultivar F153 linkage group 24, ASM154086v1, whole genome shotgun sequence DNA harbors:
- the LOC109728581 gene encoding protein LHY-like isoform X4, with the protein MGELGSASKSILVQKPLFIYLVFMYVAEHIGTKTAVQIRSHAQKFFTKLEKEAMTKGVPPGQAHDIDIPPPRPKRKPNSPYPRKSCALSPLSSTGEVVNEKSNYSFSPLSAGNREVSQKESDAPSEPQNKEMSENGSCSEVLNLFREAPCVSMSSINKGSAYNHSAYKGFDPMMKESKERSLLEKTPVLTETNEKPDAGTDQETERLKGIRISSDANCPKNEGVNDQGSPPVETIQVDQINNPMAEQAGGAHGESVNPSTNHSLSTGPKLHENSTMPSFHHNYPIFSPFPQCHNQQDAYRSYLNISSTFSNLLVSTLLQNPAIHTVARFAASFWPSPEINASVDSNPETLASQNLASLATATVAAASAWWATQGLLPLFPPTPLGFAFPPPPTTTGLPIVGDTRTSEKESGDGIYQGPSKDQEAPNLDQSEGLKQYPSSKPSLSSLSDSDESGREEEKRSLCAELKASRTSKSKPSSANEGTNNADSLRNNKKQDRSSCGSNTPSSSDVETDMPENDEQINDNSKQDYFGNSLAGDTNYRRFRSSGSTIDSWKEVSEEGRLAFQALFRRGVLPQSFSPPPAEEEGVKCKGGEETTLPPVNNTGLTMDTLIRSNESGELGSLLTSGFLQAKLKARRTGFKPYKRCSAEAKESRATAGEEAINNKRIRLEGETST; encoded by the exons CTGGAAAAAGAGGCTATGACAAAAGGCGTTCCACCAGGACAAGCTCACGACATCGACATTCCTCCCCCACGACCGAAAAGGAAACCAAACAGTCCATATCCTCGAAAAAGTTGTGCGTTAAGTCCTCTCTCCTCCACTGGGGAAGTAGTGAATGAGAAATCAAATTATTCCTTCTCTCCCTTGAGCGCCGGTAACAGAGAAGTCTCGCAAAAGGAAAGTGATGCACCTTCAGAG CCGCAAAATAAGGAGATGTCTGAGAACGGAAGCTGCTCTGAGGTGCTTAATCTCTTTCGAGAAGCTCCATGCGTTTCCATGTCTTCTATCAACAAGGGTTCTGCATACAATCATTCTGCATACAAAGGCTTCGACCCAATGATGAAGGAAAGCAAAGAGAGGAGCCTATTGGAGAAAACCCCAGTTTTGACTGAAACAAATGAAAAGCCGGATGCTGGTACAGATCAGGAAACGGAAAGGCTTAAAGGAATCCGCATCAGTTCTGATGCAAATTGCCCTAAAAATGAAGGGGTTAATGACCAAGGATCGCCGCCTGTAGAAACAATACAAGTTGATCAAATCAACAATCCAATGGCCGAACAAGCGGGAGGAGCTCATGGCGAAAGTGTTAACCCATCGACAAACCATTCACTTTCTACAGGCCCAAAGCTTCATGAGAACTCCACTATGCCTTCTTTTCACCATAACTATCCAATTTTTTCACCTTTTCCCCAATGCCACAACCAACAAGATGCCTATAGGTCGTACCTGAATATCTCCTCCACATTCTCTAATCTCTTAGTGTCCACATTACTACAGAACCCAGCTATCCATACAGTGGCGAGGTTCGCAGCATCTTTTTGGCCATCTCCAGAAATAAACGCTTCTGTTGATTCGAACCCAGAAACCCTTGCTTCTCAAAACTTGGCTTCTCTCGCCACTGCGACTGTCGCAGCTGCTTCCGCATGGTGGGCAACTCAAGGGCTTTTGCCTCTATTCCCTCCTACGCCTCTTGGTTTTGCATTCCCCCCTCCGCCCACTACTACTGGACTTCCCATAGTGGGCGACACCAGGACTTCCGAAAAGGAAAGCGGTGACGGAATATATCAAGGTCCTTCGAAAGATCAAGAAGCTCCTAATTTAGATCAATCCGAGGGTTTAAAGCAGTATCCTTCTTCTAAGCCTTCACTGTCGTCATTGTCTGACTCCGATGAGAgtggaagagaagaagaaaaaaggtcACTGTGTGCTGAATTAAAGGCTTCAAGGACTAGCAAATCTAAACCATCATCAGCTAATGAAGGAACGAATAATGCTGATAGTTTGAGGAACAATAAGAAGCAGGACCGTTCTTCGTGCGGCTCCAATACACCTTCGAGCAGTGATGTAGAAACCGATATGCCTGAAAACGATGAGCAAATCAATGATAATTCGAAGCAGGATTATTTTGGTAATTCTTTGGCTGGAGACACTAATTATCGCAGATTCAGAAGCAGCGGAAGCACAATCGATTCGTGGAAAGAAGTATCTGAAGAG GGTCGCCTCGCCTTTCAAGCGCTTTTCAGGAGAGGAGTACTACCGCAGAGCTTTTCTCCACCGCCTGCCGAAGAAGAAGGTGTGAAGtgcaaaggaggagaagaaaccaCCTTGCCACCTGTCAACAACACAGGCTTAACTATG GACACATTAATCCGAAGCAACGAAAGCGGCGAGCTAGGATCATTATTAACCAGTGGATTCCTTCAAGCGAAGCTAAAAGCTCGCCGAACTGGATTCAAACCGTATAAGAGGTGCTCGgcagaagcaaaagaaagcagGGCAACGGCCGGCGAGGAAGCCATCAACAACAAGAGGATTCGCCTCGAGGGAGAAACTTCGACCTGA
- the LOC109728581 gene encoding protein LHY-like isoform X6, with protein MLQCVMLEKEAMTKGVPPGQAHDIDIPPPRPKRKPNSPYPRKSCALSPLSSTGEVVNEKSNYSFSPLSAGNREVSQKESDAPSEPQNKEMSENGSCSEVLNLFREAPCVSMSSINKGSAYNHSAYKGFDPMMKESKERSLLEKTPVLTETNEKPDAGTDQETERLKGIRISSDANCPKNEGVNDQGSPPVETIQVDQINNPMAEQAGGAHGESVNPSTNHSLSTGPKLHENSTMPSFHHNYPIFSPFPQCHNQQDAYRSYLNISSTFSNLLVSTLLQNPAIHTVARFAASFWPSPEINASVDSNPETLASQNLASLATATVAAASAWWATQGLLPLFPPTPLGFAFPPPPTTTGLPIVGDTRTSEKESGDGIYQGPSKDQEAPNLDQSEGLKQYPSSKPSLSSLSDSDESGREEEKRSLCAELKASRTSKSKPSSANEGTNNADSLRNNKKQDRSSCGSNTPSSSDVETDMPENDEQINDNSKQDYFGNSLAGDTNYRRFRSSGSTIDSWKEVSEEGRLAFQALFRRGVLPQSFSPPPAEEEGVKCKGGEETTLPPVNNTGLTMDTLIRSNESGELGSLLTSGFLQAKLKARRTGFKPYKRCSAEAKESRATAGEEAINNKRIRLEGETST; from the exons CTGGAAAAAGAGGCTATGACAAAAGGCGTTCCACCAGGACAAGCTCACGACATCGACATTCCTCCCCCACGACCGAAAAGGAAACCAAACAGTCCATATCCTCGAAAAAGTTGTGCGTTAAGTCCTCTCTCCTCCACTGGGGAAGTAGTGAATGAGAAATCAAATTATTCCTTCTCTCCCTTGAGCGCCGGTAACAGAGAAGTCTCGCAAAAGGAAAGTGATGCACCTTCAGAG CCGCAAAATAAGGAGATGTCTGAGAACGGAAGCTGCTCTGAGGTGCTTAATCTCTTTCGAGAAGCTCCATGCGTTTCCATGTCTTCTATCAACAAGGGTTCTGCATACAATCATTCTGCATACAAAGGCTTCGACCCAATGATGAAGGAAAGCAAAGAGAGGAGCCTATTGGAGAAAACCCCAGTTTTGACTGAAACAAATGAAAAGCCGGATGCTGGTACAGATCAGGAAACGGAAAGGCTTAAAGGAATCCGCATCAGTTCTGATGCAAATTGCCCTAAAAATGAAGGGGTTAATGACCAAGGATCGCCGCCTGTAGAAACAATACAAGTTGATCAAATCAACAATCCAATGGCCGAACAAGCGGGAGGAGCTCATGGCGAAAGTGTTAACCCATCGACAAACCATTCACTTTCTACAGGCCCAAAGCTTCATGAGAACTCCACTATGCCTTCTTTTCACCATAACTATCCAATTTTTTCACCTTTTCCCCAATGCCACAACCAACAAGATGCCTATAGGTCGTACCTGAATATCTCCTCCACATTCTCTAATCTCTTAGTGTCCACATTACTACAGAACCCAGCTATCCATACAGTGGCGAGGTTCGCAGCATCTTTTTGGCCATCTCCAGAAATAAACGCTTCTGTTGATTCGAACCCAGAAACCCTTGCTTCTCAAAACTTGGCTTCTCTCGCCACTGCGACTGTCGCAGCTGCTTCCGCATGGTGGGCAACTCAAGGGCTTTTGCCTCTATTCCCTCCTACGCCTCTTGGTTTTGCATTCCCCCCTCCGCCCACTACTACTGGACTTCCCATAGTGGGCGACACCAGGACTTCCGAAAAGGAAAGCGGTGACGGAATATATCAAGGTCCTTCGAAAGATCAAGAAGCTCCTAATTTAGATCAATCCGAGGGTTTAAAGCAGTATCCTTCTTCTAAGCCTTCACTGTCGTCATTGTCTGACTCCGATGAGAgtggaagagaagaagaaaaaaggtcACTGTGTGCTGAATTAAAGGCTTCAAGGACTAGCAAATCTAAACCATCATCAGCTAATGAAGGAACGAATAATGCTGATAGTTTGAGGAACAATAAGAAGCAGGACCGTTCTTCGTGCGGCTCCAATACACCTTCGAGCAGTGATGTAGAAACCGATATGCCTGAAAACGATGAGCAAATCAATGATAATTCGAAGCAGGATTATTTTGGTAATTCTTTGGCTGGAGACACTAATTATCGCAGATTCAGAAGCAGCGGAAGCACAATCGATTCGTGGAAAGAAGTATCTGAAGAG GGTCGCCTCGCCTTTCAAGCGCTTTTCAGGAGAGGAGTACTACCGCAGAGCTTTTCTCCACCGCCTGCCGAAGAAGAAGGTGTGAAGtgcaaaggaggagaagaaaccaCCTTGCCACCTGTCAACAACACAGGCTTAACTATG GACACATTAATCCGAAGCAACGAAAGCGGCGAGCTAGGATCATTATTAACCAGTGGATTCCTTCAAGCGAAGCTAAAAGCTCGCCGAACTGGATTCAAACCGTATAAGAGGTGCTCGgcagaagcaaaagaaagcagGGCAACGGCCGGCGAGGAAGCCATCAACAACAAGAGGATTCGCCTCGAGGGAGAAACTTCGACCTGA
- the LOC109728581 gene encoding protein LHY-like isoform X5, with product MGELGSASKLEKEAMTKGVPPGQAHDIDIPPPRPKRKPNSPYPRKSCALSPLSSTGEVVNEKSNYSFSPLSAGNREVSQKESDAPSEPQNKEMSENGSCSEVLNLFREAPCVSMSSINKGSAYNHSAYKGFDPMMKESKERSLLEKTPVLTETNEKPDAGTDQETERLKGIRISSDANCPKNEGVNDQGSPPVETIQVDQINNPMAEQAGGAHGESVNPSTNHSLSTGPKLHENSTMPSFHHNYPIFSPFPQCHNQQDAYRSYLNISSTFSNLLVSTLLQNPAIHTVARFAASFWPSPEINASVDSNPETLASQNLASLATATVAAASAWWATQGLLPLFPPTPLGFAFPPPPTTTGLPIVGDTRTSEKESGDGIYQGPSKDQEAPNLDQSEGLKQYPSSKPSLSSLSDSDESGREEEKRSLCAELKASRTSKSKPSSANEGTNNADSLRNNKKQDRSSCGSNTPSSSDVETDMPENDEQINDNSKQDYFGNSLAGDTNYRRFRSSGSTIDSWKEVSEEGRLAFQALFRRGVLPQSFSPPPAEEEGVKCKGGEETTLPPVNNTGLTMDTLIRSNESGELGSLLTSGFLQAKLKARRTGFKPYKRCSAEAKESRATAGEEAINNKRIRLEGETST from the exons CTGGAAAAAGAGGCTATGACAAAAGGCGTTCCACCAGGACAAGCTCACGACATCGACATTCCTCCCCCACGACCGAAAAGGAAACCAAACAGTCCATATCCTCGAAAAAGTTGTGCGTTAAGTCCTCTCTCCTCCACTGGGGAAGTAGTGAATGAGAAATCAAATTATTCCTTCTCTCCCTTGAGCGCCGGTAACAGAGAAGTCTCGCAAAAGGAAAGTGATGCACCTTCAGAG CCGCAAAATAAGGAGATGTCTGAGAACGGAAGCTGCTCTGAGGTGCTTAATCTCTTTCGAGAAGCTCCATGCGTTTCCATGTCTTCTATCAACAAGGGTTCTGCATACAATCATTCTGCATACAAAGGCTTCGACCCAATGATGAAGGAAAGCAAAGAGAGGAGCCTATTGGAGAAAACCCCAGTTTTGACTGAAACAAATGAAAAGCCGGATGCTGGTACAGATCAGGAAACGGAAAGGCTTAAAGGAATCCGCATCAGTTCTGATGCAAATTGCCCTAAAAATGAAGGGGTTAATGACCAAGGATCGCCGCCTGTAGAAACAATACAAGTTGATCAAATCAACAATCCAATGGCCGAACAAGCGGGAGGAGCTCATGGCGAAAGTGTTAACCCATCGACAAACCATTCACTTTCTACAGGCCCAAAGCTTCATGAGAACTCCACTATGCCTTCTTTTCACCATAACTATCCAATTTTTTCACCTTTTCCCCAATGCCACAACCAACAAGATGCCTATAGGTCGTACCTGAATATCTCCTCCACATTCTCTAATCTCTTAGTGTCCACATTACTACAGAACCCAGCTATCCATACAGTGGCGAGGTTCGCAGCATCTTTTTGGCCATCTCCAGAAATAAACGCTTCTGTTGATTCGAACCCAGAAACCCTTGCTTCTCAAAACTTGGCTTCTCTCGCCACTGCGACTGTCGCAGCTGCTTCCGCATGGTGGGCAACTCAAGGGCTTTTGCCTCTATTCCCTCCTACGCCTCTTGGTTTTGCATTCCCCCCTCCGCCCACTACTACTGGACTTCCCATAGTGGGCGACACCAGGACTTCCGAAAAGGAAAGCGGTGACGGAATATATCAAGGTCCTTCGAAAGATCAAGAAGCTCCTAATTTAGATCAATCCGAGGGTTTAAAGCAGTATCCTTCTTCTAAGCCTTCACTGTCGTCATTGTCTGACTCCGATGAGAgtggaagagaagaagaaaaaaggtcACTGTGTGCTGAATTAAAGGCTTCAAGGACTAGCAAATCTAAACCATCATCAGCTAATGAAGGAACGAATAATGCTGATAGTTTGAGGAACAATAAGAAGCAGGACCGTTCTTCGTGCGGCTCCAATACACCTTCGAGCAGTGATGTAGAAACCGATATGCCTGAAAACGATGAGCAAATCAATGATAATTCGAAGCAGGATTATTTTGGTAATTCTTTGGCTGGAGACACTAATTATCGCAGATTCAGAAGCAGCGGAAGCACAATCGATTCGTGGAAAGAAGTATCTGAAGAG GGTCGCCTCGCCTTTCAAGCGCTTTTCAGGAGAGGAGTACTACCGCAGAGCTTTTCTCCACCGCCTGCCGAAGAAGAAGGTGTGAAGtgcaaaggaggagaagaaaccaCCTTGCCACCTGTCAACAACACAGGCTTAACTATG GACACATTAATCCGAAGCAACGAAAGCGGCGAGCTAGGATCATTATTAACCAGTGGATTCCTTCAAGCGAAGCTAAAAGCTCGCCGAACTGGATTCAAACCGTATAAGAGGTGCTCGgcagaagcaaaagaaagcagGGCAACGGCCGGCGAGGAAGCCATCAACAACAAGAGGATTCGCCTCGAGGGAGAAACTTCGACCTGA